From Spirosoma agri, one genomic window encodes:
- a CDS encoding DUF1501 domain-containing protein, which yields MDIQDELHDQQSRRTFLGRASAGLGTIALASLLNPTNLFGGPGASTPGNSMPGASTPGENPAVGKPHFPPKVKRVIYLFQSGAPSQLELFDYKPKLEAMWGQDLPESVRNGQRLTGMSAGQSHFPLAASKYKFAQHGPGQMWISELLPHTARVAGDLTFVRSLHTEAINHDPAVTFFQTGSQQAGRPSFGSWISYGLGSDNQNLPAFVVLLSKGRSGDQPLYAKLWSNGFLPSVHQGVVFRSGPDPVYYLNNPPGIDKTSRRRMLDYLTKLHQEQNKHVLDPEINSRMAQYEMAYRMQTSVPETLDISKEPDYIFDMYGPESRKPGTFAANCLLARKLIEKDVKFVQLYHQGWDQHGNLPNDIKIQAKSVDQPSAALIMDLKQRGLLDDTLVIWGGEFGRGAYSQGKLTRDNYGRDHHPRAFSVWMAGAGVKKGLVYGETDEFGYNVIKDPVHVHDFQATVLHLLGVDHEKLTFKSQGRRYRLTDVHGKVVKPLLA from the coding sequence ATGGATATTCAGGACGAATTACACGATCAACAGAGTCGCCGTACATTTCTTGGTCGGGCCAGCGCCGGACTGGGGACTATTGCCCTGGCGTCACTGTTAAATCCGACAAATTTATTCGGTGGGCCGGGTGCGTCCACACCGGGCAACTCCATGCCGGGCGCGTCCACACCGGGCGAAAATCCGGCGGTGGGGAAACCACATTTTCCGCCGAAGGTGAAGCGGGTCATCTACCTGTTTCAGAGTGGAGCGCCCTCGCAACTGGAATTGTTCGATTACAAGCCCAAGCTCGAAGCCATGTGGGGCCAGGATTTACCCGAATCCGTACGGAATGGCCAACGGCTGACGGGAATGAGCGCGGGTCAAAGTCATTTTCCACTAGCGGCATCGAAATACAAATTTGCCCAACATGGTCCCGGCCAAATGTGGATTAGTGAATTGCTACCGCACACGGCTCGTGTCGCGGGCGATCTGACGTTTGTTCGCTCGCTCCATACCGAAGCCATCAACCATGATCCTGCCGTTACGTTTTTTCAAACGGGGAGTCAGCAGGCTGGACGCCCGAGTTTTGGGTCATGGATCAGCTACGGTCTGGGGTCCGACAATCAGAATTTACCGGCGTTTGTCGTACTGTTGTCCAAAGGGCGCAGTGGTGATCAGCCGCTTTACGCCAAGCTCTGGAGTAACGGGTTTCTACCGTCCGTGCATCAGGGCGTCGTGTTTCGGTCGGGTCCGGACCCGGTCTATTACCTCAATAATCCGCCCGGTATCGACAAAACCAGCCGTCGCCGAATGCTCGATTATCTGACCAAATTGCATCAGGAGCAGAATAAACACGTACTAGATCCTGAAATCAATAGCCGGATGGCGCAGTACGAGATGGCCTATCGGATGCAGACATCGGTGCCCGAAACGCTGGATATATCGAAAGAGCCGGACTATATTTTCGATATGTACGGTCCCGAAAGCCGTAAGCCCGGCACGTTTGCGGCCAACTGCCTGCTGGCGCGCAAGCTGATCGAAAAAGACGTGAAGTTTGTTCAGTTGTACCACCAGGGCTGGGATCAGCATGGCAACCTACCGAATGATATTAAGATTCAGGCAAAGAGCGTCGATCAGCCATCGGCTGCGTTGATCATGGATTTGAAGCAACGCGGTTTGCTGGACGATACGCTCGTGATCTGGGGAGGTGAATTCGGTCGGGGCGCTTATTCGCAGGGAAAGCTGACGCGGGATAATTACGGGCGCGATCACCACCCGCGTGCTTTTTCGGTCTGGATGGCTGGGGCCGGTGTGAAAAAAGGATTGGTCTATGGTGAAACGGACGAATTTGGATACAACGTCATTAAAGATCCGGTTCACGTACACGATTTTCAGGCGACGGTCCTTCACCTACTCGGCGTTGACCACGAGAAGCTTACCTTCAAAAGCCAAGGACGACGTTACCGTCTGACCGATGTGCACGGAAAAGTTGTAAAACCGTTGCTAGCCTAA
- a CDS encoding VOC family protein has protein sequence MIQFRRLDHILVSIPEGETATAREFYTRVLGLTEIPGNHPGGAIWFEIADIQLHLREEAGERQRSKRHPAFEVSQLEQAKQELEQQHISIEYSSEIDGRQRFFIRDPFGNRIEFLEFLP, from the coding sequence ATGATTCAGTTTAGGCGATTAGACCACATCCTGGTGTCAATTCCGGAAGGCGAAACCGCAACGGCTCGTGAATTTTATACGCGTGTATTGGGCTTGACCGAAATTCCGGGCAACCATCCGGGTGGTGCTATCTGGTTCGAGATCGCCGATATACAGCTACACCTTCGCGAAGAAGCGGGTGAACGTCAACGCTCAAAACGTCATCCGGCGTTCGAGGTTAGTCAGCTAGAGCAAGCCAAACAAGAGCTGGAACAGCAGCATATCTCAATCGAATACTCGTCGGAGATTGACGGGCGACAGCGGTTCTTTATTCGCGATCCGTTCGGTAACCGGATCGAGTTTCTGGAATTTTTGCCGTAA
- a CDS encoding mechanosensitive ion channel family protein, with translation MQEQIETWIRAMVRWFGYVPNRDLSGWVLLTIAIVLGLAVDVVVTQVSRFIGRRRTFQTLNLLKIHVRWAFWLFTPSLFFLLATNIQSARFLRRHPIADKTAEVLFLITATWLIIKLLKFGELFLIREYDTTKDVNLSQRKFVTQVRFVRRLVAICVIIVGVSLLLISFQGSRKVGLSVLTSAGVVSVVVGFAAQKTLASLLAGIQIAFNQQIRLDDAVVVEKEWGRIEEINLTSVIVRLWDRRRLILPITYFVETPFENWTRSDASIIGAIFLYLDYNVPIEKVRAKAREIAENDPLWTGESFAVQVTDTTPTCIQVRVLISAPDAPSAFDLRCHMREHLITFIRDEYPQSLPQTRLVLAEEMRPKEV, from the coding sequence ATGCAGGAACAAATTGAGACATGGATACGGGCGATGGTCCGCTGGTTTGGGTATGTGCCTAATCGTGATCTGTCCGGTTGGGTATTACTCACCATCGCAATCGTGCTGGGCCTGGCCGTTGATGTTGTCGTTACACAGGTTAGCCGGTTCATTGGCCGTCGCCGAACATTTCAAACGCTGAATCTCCTCAAAATTCATGTTCGCTGGGCATTCTGGTTGTTCACACCATCCCTGTTTTTCCTCCTTGCCACCAATATTCAGTCCGCGCGGTTTCTGCGTCGACACCCCATTGCGGATAAAACGGCTGAAGTTCTCTTTTTGATTACGGCCACCTGGCTCATCATCAAGCTGTTGAAGTTTGGTGAGTTATTCCTGATTCGGGAATACGACACGACCAAAGACGTCAACTTGTCGCAACGAAAGTTTGTGACGCAGGTGCGTTTTGTCCGCCGTTTGGTGGCTATCTGCGTTATTATCGTAGGCGTCTCACTCTTGCTGATCTCGTTTCAGGGAAGCCGGAAAGTCGGTTTGAGCGTGCTCACATCAGCCGGTGTTGTATCGGTTGTCGTGGGTTTTGCCGCACAGAAAACGCTGGCTAGTTTACTGGCAGGTATACAGATCGCGTTTAATCAGCAAATTCGTCTGGACGATGCCGTTGTGGTCGAAAAGGAGTGGGGACGCATTGAAGAAATCAACCTGACCAGCGTTATCGTCAGGCTATGGGATCGTCGTCGGCTTATTTTGCCCATCACCTATTTTGTCGAAACACCTTTCGAGAACTGGACCCGCTCCGATGCATCGATTATAGGCGCTATTTTTCTTTACCTGGATTACAACGTACCAATTGAGAAGGTGCGGGCAAAAGCGCGTGAAATTGCGGAGAATGACCCACTCTGGACGGGTGAAAGTTTTGCCGTACAGGTGACTGACACCACGCCAACGTGTATTCAGGTCCGGGTGCTGATCTCTGCACCCGATGCCCCATCCGCGTTCGACCTACGGTGTCACATGCGCGAACATCTGATCACGTTCATCCGCGACGAATACCCGCAAAGTCTGCCACAAACGCGTCTGGTGCTGGCTGAAGAAATGCGCCCTAAGGAAGTGTAA
- the glpK gene encoding glycerol kinase GlpK encodes MPTYVVAIDQGTTSTRCIVFDRQGQIVSLAQKEHKQIYPQPGWVEHDPEEIWRNTQEVIALARIKAKLAAHDIVAVGITNQRETTVVWNRRTGKPYYNAIVWQDMRTADLVIEFAATGGQDRFRPQTGLPLATYFSGLKLKWLLDNVPGLREDAERGDAIFGNMDTFVVWHLTGGIDGGQHITDVTNASRTQLMNLRTLNWDDELLDTFTVPRIMLPRIRPSSEVYGAVVSEVLPGVPIAGILGDQQAALVGQTCYEPGQAKNTYGTGCFLLMNTGTELRESTYGLLTTVAYQFQNEPVHYALEGSVAITGALVQWLRDNLGIIKKSTDIETLARSVDDNGGAYFVPAFSGLYAPHWKADARGIIAGLTRFVNKGHLARAVLEATAYQTVDVVRAMEQDAGVSLKSLRVDGGMVGNSLLMQFQADVLNGPVVCPRMTETTALGAAYAAGLAVGYWQNLDDLRQNWGVARTYESTMEDVQRKRLMRGWQKAIERSFGWEE; translated from the coding sequence ATGCCCACTTACGTAGTTGCCATTGATCAGGGCACAACCAGCACCCGCTGCATCGTGTTCGACCGGCAGGGCCAGATTGTATCGCTGGCTCAGAAAGAACACAAACAGATTTATCCCCAACCCGGCTGGGTCGAACACGACCCGGAAGAGATCTGGCGCAACACGCAGGAAGTCATTGCACTAGCCCGCATCAAGGCCAAGCTCGCAGCCCACGACATCGTAGCCGTCGGTATCACGAACCAGCGCGAAACGACCGTTGTCTGGAATCGCCGAACCGGCAAACCCTACTACAATGCCATTGTCTGGCAGGACATGCGCACCGCCGATCTGGTCATCGAATTTGCGGCTACGGGTGGACAGGATCGCTTTCGTCCCCAAACGGGCCTCCCACTGGCAACTTATTTCAGCGGGCTAAAACTCAAATGGCTGCTGGATAACGTACCGGGCTTGCGGGAAGATGCCGAACGGGGCGATGCGATTTTCGGGAACATGGACACCTTCGTTGTCTGGCACCTGACGGGCGGCATTGACGGTGGTCAGCACATTACCGACGTAACGAACGCCAGCCGGACCCAGCTTATGAACTTGCGCACCCTGAACTGGGACGATGAATTACTGGATACCTTCACCGTTCCCCGCATCATGCTTCCCCGTATTCGGCCCAGCAGCGAGGTGTACGGAGCCGTTGTGTCGGAGGTGCTACCGGGTGTTCCGATTGCGGGTATTCTCGGTGACCAGCAGGCGGCTCTCGTCGGTCAGACCTGTTACGAACCAGGTCAGGCGAAGAACACTTACGGCACGGGTTGTTTTTTGCTGATGAACACCGGCACCGAGCTACGCGAATCGACGTACGGCTTGCTAACGACCGTGGCTTACCAGTTTCAGAACGAGCCGGTTCACTACGCGCTCGAAGGTAGCGTTGCTATCACGGGGGCGCTTGTTCAGTGGCTTCGTGATAACCTGGGCATCATCAAGAAAAGTACCGACATCGAAACGCTGGCCCGTTCGGTTGACGATAACGGCGGAGCTTATTTCGTACCAGCTTTTTCCGGCCTCTACGCACCCCACTGGAAAGCCGACGCCCGGGGTATCATAGCCGGTCTGACGCGCTTCGTCAACAAAGGACATCTGGCGAGGGCCGTTCTGGAAGCTACTGCGTATCAGACCGTTGATGTGGTGCGGGCGATGGAACAGGATGCCGGTGTATCGCTCAAATCACTGCGCGTGGATGGTGGAATGGTCGGCAATTCGTTGCTGATGCAGTTTCAGGCCGATGTGCTCAATGGCCCGGTTGTTTGTCCGCGCATGACCGAAACCACGGCGCTTGGTGCGGCTTACGCGGCTGGCCTAGCCGTTGGTTACTGGCAGAATCTGGATGACCTACGTCAGAATTGGGGTGTTGCCCGTACGTACGAATCGACGATGGAGGATGTGCAGCGGAAACGACTCATGCGCGGCTGGCAAAAGGCCATTGAGCGGTCGTTTGGCTGGGAAGAGTGA
- a CDS encoding OmpA family protein produces the protein MRINTLSVLLVAVGLATGLAGCNSAMQAYKKGVRHYDAGEYNLALTQFEKAAKGNIEPARLNYYVAESYRLSNRFGEAVPFYQKAVEANTTEPEARFNYAYALKSQGNYPAALEQLQQYVANAPRTTAKSTLDKAKREIETLKAIDAIAKNKSLITLKNMSNLNSPGTEFAPVVRGEELVFTASRKDQVYKNNGLPMLGLYKTKLNQNPDETGSTVPTDRPEQFSQNVFQSDVNEGTPAFSKDGKTMILARGNNGKRKGGLDVDLYISRLGDNNNWSQPLRLPISDSTAWDGSPAFSADGKTLYFASNRAGGAGGIDLYRTSIDASGRFSRPVNMGRDINTPGDEMFPYVGPDAKLYFASDGHPGLGKLDVFVATRSGGVTRVENMGQPINSPADDFGLIYTAPEKGFLASNRAGGKGDDDIYFFQEGPAADTTTIVQNKRGGPKRVRYFLAGTVSANETPVAPLDSARVRILDDATGQPIAEVTTGQPGTFGKYPLVEGKDYTILAERKGYLTRREQFTMQGKSIPEIFLTKPETDTTFNVAILLDRSVLNKTFVLENIYYDLDKYNIRADASPELDKIVVILKDNPTLKLELSSHTDTRSSDAYNMKLSQNRAKAAVDYIVSQGISADRLVAKGYGETQLVVKNAKTEEEHQRNRRTEIKILEL, from the coding sequence ATGAGAATCAATACGTTGTCTGTTTTGCTGGTAGCCGTGGGTTTAGCTACCGGACTAGCGGGCTGCAACTCGGCCATGCAGGCGTACAAAAAAGGCGTTCGTCACTACGACGCCGGGGAATATAATTTAGCCCTGACCCAGTTTGAGAAGGCAGCCAAAGGAAATATTGAGCCGGCTCGACTGAATTACTACGTGGCCGAATCCTACCGCCTGTCGAACCGATTTGGCGAGGCTGTTCCGTTCTACCAGAAAGCCGTCGAAGCTAACACGACGGAGCCCGAAGCACGTTTCAACTACGCGTATGCGCTGAAATCGCAGGGAAATTATCCCGCTGCGCTGGAGCAATTGCAGCAGTACGTTGCCAATGCGCCCCGAACCACCGCTAAGTCTACACTCGATAAGGCCAAACGCGAAATCGAAACGCTGAAAGCGATCGACGCCATTGCGAAAAACAAGTCGCTCATTACGCTCAAGAACATGAGCAACCTTAACTCGCCCGGAACGGAATTTGCGCCCGTCGTGCGGGGTGAGGAACTGGTATTTACGGCGTCGCGAAAAGATCAGGTTTACAAAAACAATGGTCTGCCAATGCTGGGTCTGTACAAAACCAAGCTGAACCAAAACCCGGACGAGACGGGTAGCACAGTACCGACGGACCGTCCTGAACAGTTCAGCCAAAATGTGTTTCAGAGCGACGTGAACGAAGGAACACCGGCTTTCTCGAAAGACGGAAAAACGATGATTCTGGCTCGCGGCAACAACGGCAAACGCAAAGGTGGTCTGGACGTTGATCTGTACATAAGCCGTTTGGGCGATAATAACAATTGGAGTCAGCCGCTACGGTTACCGATCAGTGATTCAACGGCCTGGGATGGTTCACCTGCCTTCTCGGCGGATGGTAAAACGCTCTATTTCGCGTCCAATCGCGCGGGTGGTGCGGGTGGTATCGATCTGTACCGGACCAGTATTGACGCATCGGGACGGTTCAGCCGCCCGGTGAACATGGGCCGTGATATCAATACGCCCGGCGACGAAATGTTCCCGTACGTTGGTCCGGATGCGAAACTGTACTTTGCGTCGGATGGTCATCCGGGACTTGGTAAACTGGATGTTTTCGTAGCTACCCGTTCGGGTGGAGTTACGCGCGTCGAAAATATGGGTCAACCCATTAACTCGCCCGCCGACGATTTTGGCCTGATCTATACGGCTCCGGAAAAAGGATTCCTGGCGTCGAACCGAGCTGGTGGCAAAGGTGACGACGATATTTATTTCTTCCAGGAAGGCCCGGCGGCAGACACGACGACCATTGTGCAGAACAAGCGTGGCGGTCCTAAACGAGTTCGCTACTTCCTGGCTGGAACGGTATCGGCTAATGAAACGCCGGTCGCTCCGCTTGATTCGGCGCGTGTCCGAATTCTGGACGATGCCACGGGACAGCCCATTGCAGAGGTGACAACGGGCCAACCAGGAACATTTGGCAAATACCCTTTGGTGGAGGGGAAAGACTACACCATTCTGGCCGAACGTAAAGGCTACCTGACGCGTCGCGAGCAGTTCACGATGCAGGGCAAGAGCATTCCTGAGATCTTCCTGACCAAGCCCGAAACGGATACGACCTTCAACGTAGCCATTCTGCTGGATCGGTCAGTGCTCAACAAGACGTTCGTACTCGAAAATATTTATTACGATCTGGATAAATACAACATCCGGGCCGATGCCTCGCCGGAACTCGATAAGATCGTTGTCATTCTGAAGGATAACCCAACGCTCAAACTCGAACTGAGTTCGCACACGGATACCCGTTCATCCGATGCCTATAACATGAAGCTATCTCAGAACCGGGCGAAGGCCGCTGTTGATTACATCGTATCTCAGGGAATATCGGCTGATCGATTGGTCGCCAAAGGCTATGGTGAAACCCAGCTTGTCGTTAAAAACGCAAAGACCGAGGAAGAACATCAGCGCAATCGCCGAACAGAAATCAAGATTCTGGAATTGTAG
- a CDS encoding tryptophan-rich sensory protein yields MNDKVRQFLVVFSIIALIVMNYLSNTGAFGGRTNANISAKYHTLITPAGYAFSIWGIIFLGLLAFAIYQATAAQRTNPRFRAVGWWVVLNAFCNAIWSPLFNNERIGLALVVILVMLFSLVVIKQRLLARPHVPFLSTDPDATLPELPASATETWIARIPFSIYFGWLTVATILNVAVFLKATDFSLMGLSEQTWAVSILIVGLVVGAIVFNRYRSVAYILVFAWAYVAIAVEQQENGQLPLVAGAGAVVAVVLAIVGFFSRKTPSYS; encoded by the coding sequence ATGAACGATAAAGTCCGTCAATTTCTCGTCGTTTTCAGCATTATAGCGCTGATCGTGATGAATTACTTGTCTAATACAGGTGCTTTCGGGGGACGCACGAATGCCAATATATCCGCTAAATACCATACACTGATCACCCCCGCCGGGTACGCGTTCTCTATCTGGGGAATTATCTTTCTGGGCCTTCTGGCGTTTGCCATTTATCAGGCTACAGCCGCGCAACGGACGAACCCACGCTTTCGGGCCGTTGGCTGGTGGGTTGTGCTGAATGCGTTCTGTAATGCGATCTGGAGCCCCCTGTTCAACAATGAACGCATCGGACTGGCCTTAGTCGTTATTCTGGTTATGTTGTTTTCGCTGGTTGTCATTAAGCAGCGATTGCTCGCTCGACCACACGTTCCCTTCCTGTCGACTGATCCCGACGCGACGTTGCCGGAATTACCAGCATCGGCTACTGAGACCTGGATTGCCCGAATCCCCTTTTCGATCTACTTCGGTTGGCTGACGGTGGCTACTATCCTGAACGTGGCGGTTTTTCTGAAAGCGACGGATTTTAGCCTGATGGGCCTCAGCGAACAAACCTGGGCCGTTTCTATCCTGATCGTTGGTCTGGTTGTCGGCGCTATTGTATTTAATCGGTATCGGAGCGTGGCTTACATCCTGGTGTTTGCGTGGGCGTATGTGGCCATCGCTGTAGAACAGCAGGAAAACGGCCAACTACCATTAGTGGCCGGGGCGGGTGCTGTTGTTGCCGTTGTGTTGGCCATCGTGGGATTCTTTTCGCGTAAAACGCCAAGCTATTCGTAG
- a CDS encoding peptidylprolyl isomerase, with protein MPKAKMNTDKGTMLIEFFDKDAPKAVTNFITLAKKGFYNGITFHRVIPNFMIQGGDPTGTGAGGPGYTIDCELTGDNQYHDKGVLSMAHRGRNTGGSQFFICHNRENTQHLDRNHTVFGKVVEGLDVIDQIRQGDKITSIEVLEDEQA; from the coding sequence ATGCCAAAGGCAAAAATGAATACCGACAAGGGAACAATGCTGATCGAATTCTTCGACAAAGACGCCCCTAAAGCGGTAACTAATTTTATAACGCTTGCAAAAAAAGGATTTTATAACGGTATCACCTTTCACCGTGTTATTCCTAACTTCATGATTCAGGGCGGTGACCCAACCGGCACGGGCGCTGGTGGACCAGGTTATACGATTGATTGCGAACTAACCGGCGACAACCAATACCACGATAAGGGTGTGTTATCCATGGCGCACCGTGGTCGTAACACGGGTGGTTCACAGTTCTTCATTTGTCATAATCGCGAGAATACGCAACACCTTGACCGGAACCATACCGTTTTCGGGAAAGTTGTGGAGGGTCTGGACGTGATCGATCAGATTCGGCAGGGCGACAAAATCACCAGCATTGAGGTACTCGAAGACGAGCAAGCCTAA
- a CDS encoding AraC family transcriptional regulator yields MENQPIPYYDNLPDFLKVVKSIDATNRCFGIFPFEQFGGPGETIPPFRSSTYVAAIVTEGTGTIHLDGVPYQIQPGTLYFLRPWTVRAIHKQNQWRGYVAMFTSEYVAKRSVLTDPMREYPFYRKGSQPLIHIAPEETNELYSQFALIAAELGHPTRAKADRLDLVYHLLQALLIKSRHIYRETLSAIEYSQPVSLVERFQSLLQMYYLPDPNQETPLVLTVHEAADRLHVHPHYLSDILKKYTGKTALQHIRERTAFEAQNLIRNTDLTVAEIGYQLHFDDPSNFTKFFKSITGITPRAYREQRYAIAA; encoded by the coding sequence GTGGAAAATCAACCGATTCCTTACTACGACAATTTGCCCGATTTCTTGAAAGTGGTAAAGTCGATTGATGCGACAAATCGGTGTTTCGGTATTTTCCCGTTCGAGCAATTTGGTGGACCGGGCGAAACGATACCCCCTTTCCGGAGCAGTACCTACGTAGCCGCTATCGTGACCGAAGGTACAGGCACAATCCATCTGGACGGCGTACCGTATCAGATTCAGCCGGGAACGTTGTATTTCCTGCGACCCTGGACGGTTCGGGCCATTCACAAACAGAATCAGTGGCGTGGTTATGTAGCGATGTTTACCTCAGAATACGTCGCCAAACGGTCGGTGTTGACTGATCCCATGCGTGAGTACCCTTTTTATCGGAAGGGTTCACAACCGTTGATTCACATTGCACCCGAGGAGACAAACGAACTCTACTCGCAGTTTGCGCTCATTGCTGCGGAGTTAGGTCACCCAACCCGCGCTAAAGCCGATCGGCTGGATCTGGTGTATCATCTGTTGCAGGCGTTGCTGATCAAAAGTCGGCACATATACCGGGAAACGCTTTCGGCCATTGAATACTCGCAGCCCGTATCGTTGGTCGAACGCTTCCAGAGTTTACTGCAAATGTATTATTTGCCGGACCCGAATCAGGAGACACCCCTTGTCTTGACTGTTCATGAAGCCGCCGATCGATTACACGTTCATCCGCATTACCTAAGCGATATTCTCAAAAAATATACGGGTAAAACGGCACTCCAGCATATTCGCGAAAGAACAGCTTTCGAGGCTCAGAACCTGATCCGGAATACCGACCTGACCGTAGCCGAAATCGGGTATCAGCTGCACTTTGACGACCCCTCGAACTTCACTAAATTTTTCAAGAGTATAACCGGCATAACACCGCGTGCTTACCGCGAACAGCGCTACGCAATTGCCGCATAG